Proteins from a single region of Urocitellus parryii isolate mUroPar1 chromosome 4, mUroPar1.hap1, whole genome shotgun sequence:
- the LOC144254511 gene encoding olfactory receptor 10D1B-like, whose product MRNLSVVTEFVLLGIPHTEDLETMLFVLFLSFYIFTLMGNLLILLAIISSTRLHTPMYFFLCKLSIFDIFFPSVSSPKMLFYLSGNSRAISYGGCVSQLFFYHFLGCTECFLYTVMAYDRFVAICFPLRYTIIMSHRVCAILAAGTSFFGCIQATFLTTLTFQLPYCGPNEVDYYFCDIPVMLKLACADTSALEMVGFISVGLMPLSCFLLILTSYSCIVHSILQIRSMEGHRRAFSTCSAHLMAILLSFMPVVLIYLQPTPNPWLNATVQVLNNLVTPMLNPLIYSLRNKEVKYSLRKVLQQVAFLPEK is encoded by the coding sequence ATGAGGAATCTCTCAGTCGTGACTGAGTTTGTCCTGCTGGGCATCCCACACACAGAGGACCTGGAGACCATGCTTTTTGTCCTGTTTTTGTCCTTTTACATCTTCACCCTCATGGGGAACCTGCTAATCTTGCTGGCAATTATCTCCTCCACTCGGcttcacacccccatgtacttcttcctgtgCAAGCTAtctatttttgacatatttttcccTTCTGTGAGTTCTCCCAAGATGCTGTTCTACCTGTCAGGGAACAGCAGAGCTATCTCCTATGGGGGCTGCGTGTCCCAGCTCTTCTTCTACCATTTTCTGGGCTGCACTGAGTGTTTTCTGTACACAGTGATGGCCTACGACCGCTTTGTTGCCATATGTTTCCCTCTACGCTACACCATAATCATGAGCCACAGAGTGTGTGCCATCTTGGCTGCAGGGACCTCATTTTTTGGCTGCATTCAGGCCACCTTTCTGACCACTCTCACCTTCCAGCTGCCCTACTGTGGTCCCAATGAGGTGGACTATTACTTCTGTGACATCCCAGtgatgctgaagctggcttgtGCGGACACCTCAGCTCTGGAGATGGTGGGGTTCATCAGTGTTGGCCTCATGCCCCTCAGCtgcttcctcctcatcctcaccTCCTACAGCTGCATTGTCCACTCCATTCTTCAAATTCGATCTATGGAAGGCCACCGCCGCGCCTTCTCCACCTGCAGTGCCCACCTCATGGCCATCCTCCTCTCCTTCATGCCAGTGGTCCTCATCTATCTGCAGCCCACTCCCAACCCCTGGCTTAATGCAACTGTTCAGGTCCTGAACAActtggtcacccccatgctgaatcCTTTGATTTATAGCCTGAGAAACAAGGAAGTAAAATATTCTCTGAGGAAGGTGCTACAGCAAGTGGCCTTCCTTCCTGAGAAGTAA